From the Rhodothermales bacterium genome, the window CGGTTCCGGCTGGCGAGCACGCAGGCGGCGGGCGAACCGCCCCACACGCTCCCCGAGACGGGAGCATGTATCGAGATCATGACGGGCGCGGCGCTGGCGGAGGGGTGCGACACGGTCGTCCGCTATGAGGACCTCGACCTCTCGGGCGGCTGGGCCACGCTGCGCGACAGCGTCGAGGTGGAACCGAAGCAGAACGTGCACGTCCGCGGCTCGGACCGTCGGGCGGGGGAGCCGGTGCTAGAGGCGGGCACCCGGCTCCGCTCGCCCGACATCGCCGCGCTCGCCTCGATAGGGAAGGCGGAGGTTCGCGTGGCGGCGCTGCCGCAGATCGCCGTCGTCACGACGGGCGACGAGGTCGTGGCGGTAGACGCCCCTGTGCTCCCGCACCAGATTCGCGAGTCAAACGGCCCCGCCGTCCGCGCCGCGCTCCACCGGCACGGCTACCCGGACGTGCAGCTCGATCACGTGCCCGACGACGAGGCCCAGCTCCGGCACCACCTCGGTGCCGCCCTCGATGAGGCCGACGTGCTCGTGCTCTCCGGCGGCGTCTCGGCCGGCAAGTTCGACCTCGTACCGAAGCTCTTGGACGAACTCGGCGTGCGCGAGGTCTTCCACAAGATCCGCCAGAAGCCGGGCAAGCCGCTCTGGTTCGGCACGGCGGCGCGCGGGCAGGCGGTCTTCGGACTGCCGGGGAACCCCGTCTCCGCGCTCGTGTGTCTGTATCGCTACGTGCTCCCCTTTCTTGCAGCCTCCGCCGGCGAGACGCCCCGACCGCCGGAGACGGCCCGGCTCGCGCGGCTACCGAGGCGGAAAAACGACTTCACGCTCTTCGTGCCGGCCCGCCGCGAGGGCCTCGACGCGCACCCCGTCCACTCCAACGGCTCCGGCGACTTCCTCTCGCTCCTCGCGAGCGACGGATTCGCTGAGGTCGCGGCCGAGGTCGAGCAGCCCAGCCCCGTCCCCTTCTACTCTTGGAGCGCCGCCTGATGGAACTCCTCCCCGTCCTCACCGACCCCCACGGCCGCTGGATCCGCAAGCTGCGCGTCTCGCTCACCGACGTGTGCAACTTCCGGTGCACGTACTGCATGCCCGCGAACGTCCGCTTCCAGCCGTCGGCGACGCTGCTCCCGCCGGACGAGCTGGTGGGGATGGTCGCCGGACTCGTTGAGGAGGGCGTTCGCCAGGTCCGCCTCACGGGCGGCGAGCCGCTGGCGCGGAGGGAGTTCCGAGAGATCGCCGAGGGCGTCGCCGCGCTCCCCCTCGACAAGCTCGGCCTCACGACGAACGGGTACTGGC encodes:
- a CDS encoding molybdopterin molybdotransferase MoeA, translating into MITVQEADLLLAEHACTRGAVSVPLTQAVGRVLREDVAADRDYPPFDRVAMDGIAVASAGLEDGARRFRLASTQAAGEPPHTLPETGACIEIMTGAALAEGCDTVVRYEDLDLSGGWATLRDSVEVEPKQNVHVRGSDRRAGEPVLEAGTRLRSPDIAALASIGKAEVRVAALPQIAVVTTGDEVVAVDAPVLPHQIRESNGPAVRAALHRHGYPDVQLDHVPDDEAQLRHHLGAALDEADVLVLSGGVSAGKFDLVPKLLDELGVREVFHKIRQKPGKPLWFGTAARGQAVFGLPGNPVSALVCLYRYVLPFLAASAGETPRPPETARLARLPRRKNDFTLFVPARREGLDAHPVHSNGSGDFLSLLASDGFAEVAAEVEQPSPVPFYSWSAA